GCTGGCTGGCCAGGCGCTCGCCGGTGCGGCCGAGCAGCACTTCGGCGGCCAGTTCGGCGGGGCTGAGTTGGCCCTGGCGGGTGGGTTCGCGCAGGTCGTCGAGCAGTTGGCGCAGGGTGGCGAGCACGGCGTCGCGGCCATGGCGGTCGATCAGCGGGAGGCAGGCTGGGTGGCGCAGGAGGGTGTCGATGGAAGGCAGGCGTGGGGTGTCGTTGGCGAGGCTTGAAGACATCAGGTACTACCCTTCAGCTGATCCGTTGTCTGTTCTGGCCCTTTCGCGGGCAAGCCCGCTGCCACAGGCTTTGCACAGGCCTTGAAGCTGGTGTACCTGTGGGAGCGGGCTTGCCCCGCGAAGGGCGCGACTCGACTTGCAGTGTAGACACTCACCCGCCACCCGGCGCCAGCATCAGGTTCGGCGCCAGCCGGTGAAACCCCTCCTCATCCAGCCGGATATCCAGCGCCAGGCTGGCCAGGTCATCAGCCAACGGCTCGGCTGCCGCATCGTTCTCCAGGTAACTCTGCTTCAGGTAGCTGTCGCACTCCGGGCAGCACTCCGCCCGCAGCGGCGCCTTGCCCGGCGCATGGCGGTCATCCTCCAGGCTGGTATAGCGCAGCCCCTTGCTCGACGCGCAGTACACGCACTTGACCCGCACCACGTGCCATTCGCAGGCACACAGCGAGCAGGCCAGATACCGTAGGCCGTTGTGCTTGCCGCGGTTACGTACCACCCCGGCCATGGCCTGCGAGCCGCAGGCCGGGCACTGGGCAAGGCTGCCGGAGGGCTTGAGCTCGGTTGCCGGCAGCGCCAGCAGCCAGCTGAACCACGCGGCCTGTAGTGCGGCGCCAAGAAACGGCACCAACGCCGCCGGCACGGCGTCGAACTGCCCGGCGAGCAGCGCGATACCCCATACCTTGCGCTGACTGTCGTCGCTGTCGCGCAGTGCCTGTAACGCCGTACCTAGTGGGCCGCTGGCCTCTTCATCGAACTGCTCGATCAACGCCTGCATCCAGACCAGCCATGGCCCTTCGCGCACCAGGCTGTCGGCCGCAAGGGGAGGCAAACCATGGCTTATGCACAGGCGCTGACGCGCTTCGGCCACCGGCAAACCACTCGGCGGGTTATCCACAAGTTGCTGCTGGCAGCGACACAGCCACGCGATAAGCCGCAAGTAATCGCCAAGGGCATTGCCCTCGGCCAACCGCTCCAGCCGCTCGGCACGCAGGGTGAACAGGTCTTTGGGCGGTAGGTGCAGAAACGGCGGCGCCACCGCCGACGCTTCGATCTGCCCGGGTTGGAGTATCGTGCTCACGCGCTCATCCTTTTTTACGTCCGTGATCGCCCGGCGTCTTGTCACCGGTCACTTCGCGGTACCACAACTCATGGTGCTTGCGCGCCCAGGCGCGGCTGACCCAACCATGCAGCATGGCGCCGATCGAACCCTTGATCCAGATACCGGCGTAGATGTGCACAATGATGCTGAGGATGAGCACAAATCCCGCCAGCGCATGGAGCAAGGTGGCCAGGCGAATGGAACCGATATCGAAGAAATGGCTGAAATACGCGCGCCAGATCACCACACCACTGAGCAACAACACCAGCATGCACAACAGCAGCGTCCAGAACAGCAGCTTCTGCCCCGCGTTGTACTTGCCAATGGGCGGCACACCGTCTTCCCGGTTGACCATCACCCGATCGATGCGGCGCAGCCACAGCCGGTCATTGGCGGTAATGAAGTTGGCGCGCCAGAAGCGCACCACCAGGCCGAGGAAGAACACGAACATCGCCACGCCCATGAACGGGTGCAGGATGCGCGTCCACGGCCCGCCGCCGAACAGGTGGCTGAACCAGAACAGCGCCGGGTGAAACAGCGCCAGCCCGGAAAGCCCGGCCATGACGAACAGAATGGCAACGATCCAGTGGTTGGTCCGCTCGTTGGCGTTGTACCGCAAGATGGGTTTGTTGTCGTTCATGGCCGCTGCTCCCCTTGCCCACCGGGCTGCTTCGGATCGTAGACATGCACCGCCGGGTCCACCTGGTGCACGCTGTCATCAGGCGGTGTGGGGTGCTCATCCTCTTCGACCCGCTGCGGGCCAACTCGCACATAGTGGAAGAACCCGGCCAGCACCGCCGCGCCCATGGCCAGCAGCGCCAGCGGCTTGGTAAAGCCCTTCCACAAGCCCACCAGCGGGCTGATCACCGGCTGGTCCGGCAGGCCGGCGTACAACCTGGGCGTGTCAGCATGATGCAGCACGTACATCACGTGGGTGCCGCCGACGCCATCGGGGTCGTACAGCCCGGCGTTGTCGTAGCCGCGCGACTTGAGGTCGACGATACGTTCGGCGGCATGCACCTTCATCTCATCCTTGCTGCCGAACACAATCGCCCCGGTCGGGCAGGTCTTCACGCAGGCCGGCTCCAGGCCCACGGTCACCCGGTCGGAGCACAGCGTGCATTTGTACGCCTTGTGATCCTTCTGCGAGATGCGCGGGATGTTGAACGGGCAACCGGTGATGCAGTAGCCGCAGCCGATGCAGTGGTCCTGGTTGAAATCGACGATGCCGTTGGCGTGCTTGATGATCGCCCCCGGGCTTGGGCAGGCCTTCAGGCAACCGGGGTCGGCGCAGTGCATGCAGCCATCCTTGCGGATCAGCCACTCCAGGTTGCCGTCGTCGCGCTCGTGCTCGGTGAAGCGCATCAGGGTCCAGGTCTCGGCCGTGAGGTCCTGGGGGTTGTCGTAAGTACCGTGGTTGTGGCCGACCTCGTCACGCAGTTCGTTCCACTCCGAACACGCCACCTGGCAGGCCTTGCAGCCGATGCACTTGGTGGTGTCGATCAGCTTGGCGACTTCCTGCTGCTGGCGTACCGAGGGCGGCACGGTGGTGGTGGCCGAGCGGGCAATGATGTCTTGGCTGGCCATCAGAGTTTCTCCACTTTGACGAGGAACGACTTGGACTCCGGCGTCTGGGTATTGCCATCACCCAGGAACGGCACCAGGGTGTTGGTCAGGTAGCCGTGCCGGGTCGCCCCGGTGAAGCCCCAGTGCAGCGGGATGCCGATCTGGTGAACGGTCTGGTTGTTGACCTGCAGCGGGCGAATCCGCTTGGTCACCACCGCCACTGCATCGATATGCCCACGCTTGCTCGACACCCGCACCCGGTCACCCGCCTTGATGCCCTTCTCGTTCGCCAGCACCTCGCCGATCTCGACAAACTGCTCGGGCTGGGCGATGGCGTTGAGCCGGCAATGCTTGCTCCAGAAGTGGAAGTGCTCGGTCAGCCGGTAGGTGGTCGCCGCGTAGGGGAATTCATCATGGGTGCCGAGGGTGTCCCACACCGAATCGAAGATCCGCCCGGCCGGGTTGCTGGTGGCCTTCTTGTTCTGCGGGTGCAGCGGGTTGATGCCGATCGGTGTTTCGAACGGCTCGTAATGCTCGGGGAACGGGCCTTCGGCCATCTTGTCGATGGCGAAGAACCGCGCCACGCCCTCGGGGTTCATGATGAACGGGTTCATCCCGGCTTCCGGTGGCGAATCGACCTTGAAGTCGGGCACGTCGGTGCCGGTCCAGGCCTTGCCGTTCCACCACACCAGGCGCTTTTTCTCTGGGTCCCAGGGCTTGCCTTGTGGGTCGCAGGAGGCACGGTTGTAGAGAATGCGGCGGTTGGCCGGCCAGGCCCAGGCCCAGTTCTGCACCTGGTGCATGCCGTACGGGTCGCTGTTGTCACGGCGGGCCATCTGGTTGCCCTGCTCGGTCCAGCTGCCGGCGAAAATCCAGCAGCCCGACGCGGTGCTGCCGTCATCCTTGAGCTGGCCGAAGCCCGACAGCTGTTGCCCAGCCTTGAGCACCGCCCCCGTTGGGTCGGTGACGTCGGTCACGGCCCAGCCGTTCATTTCTTTGGCCAGCTCCTCCGGAGACGGCTCTTCAGGGATCTTGTACGGCCAGCTGATGTTCATCAGGGCATCGGGGTAGGCGCCACCCTCGGCCTGGTAGCGTTGGCGCAGGCGCAGGAACAGCTCGCTCATGATGTGCACGTCGGTGCGGGTCTGGCCCGGGCCGTCAGCGCCCTTCCAGTGCCACTGCAGCCAGCGGCTGCTGTTGACCAGCGAACCATCCTCCTCGGCGAAGCAGGTGGTGGGCAGGCGGATCACTTCGGTCTGGATGTTGGCCGTGTCGACATCGTTGAACGGCCCGGCGTTGCGCCAGAACTCCGAGGTTTCGGTGGCCAGCGGGTCCATGATCACCAGCCACTTGAGCTTGCCCAGCGCCGCGGTGACGCGGTTCTTGTCCGGCAGCGCGGCAATCGGGTTGAAGCCCTGGCAGACGTAACCGTTGACCTTGCCCTGGCTCATCATCTCGAACATGCGCAGCACGTCATAGGCCGGCACATCGAGCTTGGGCAGCCAGTCGTAGCCCCAGTTGTTTTCCGCCGTGGCATTGGCGCCATACCAGGCCTTCATCAGGCTGACGTGGAACTTGCCGTAGTTCTGCCAGTAGGAAAGTTGCCCAGGCCGCAGGGGCTTGGAGGCGCGTTTGTCGATGAAGGCGGCGTAGTCCTGCTCGGCATCACCGGCCAGGGTCAGGTAGCCCGGCAGCGAGTTGGAGAGCAGGCCGAGGTCGGTCAGGCCCTGGATGTTGGAGTGCCCACGCAAGGCGTTGACCCCGCCGCCCGGCATGCCAACGTTACCCAGCAGCAGCTGGACCATCGCCGCACTGCGGATAATCTGCGCACCGATCGAATGCTGGGTCCAGCCCAGCGCGTAGAGGATCGTCATGGTCTTGCCCGGTACCGAGCACGTGGCGATCTCTTCCCAGATCTTCATCATGGCGTCCTGCGGCATGCCACAGGTCATGCTGGCGAGTTCCGGGGTGTAGCGGCTGTAGTGCTGTTTCATCAACTGGAACACGCAACGCGGGTGCTGCAGAGTCGGGTCGACCTTGGCGAAGCCGTCCTCACCCAACTCGTAGCCCCAGCCGGACTTGTCGGCGTACACGCGCTTGGCCGCGTCGTAGCCGCTGAACAGCCCGTCCTCGAAGCCGTAGCTTTCTTTGACGATGAACGACACGTCGGTGTAGTTGCGCACGTACTCGTGCTGGATCTTGTCAGTGCTGAGCAGGTAGTTGATCAGCCCGCCCATGAAGGCGATGTCGCTGCCGGTGCGGATGGGCGCGTAGTAGTCCGCCACCGAGGCGGTACGGGTAAACCGCGGGTCGACCACGATCAGCCGCGCCTTGTTGTGCGCCTTGGCCTCAGTCACCCACTTGAAGCCGCACGGATGCGCTTCTGCTGCGTTGCCCCCCATCACCAGGACCAGATTCGCGTTGGCGATATCGGACCAATGGTTGGTCATGGCACCACGGCCGTACGTCGGGGCAAGACTTGCCACCGTCGGGCCATGTCAGACACGTGCTTGGTTATCGAACCCCAGCATGCCGGTTGCGCGGACGACCTTGTGGGTCAGGTAGCCAGCCTCGCTGGAGGCGGCGGAGGCAGCGAGAAAACCGGTGGTGAGCCAACGGTTGACGGTGTGCCCCTGGGCGTTTTTCTCGATGAAGTTGGCGTCGCGGTCCTGCTTCATCAGATCAGCGATGCGGTCGAGCGCTTCGTCCCACTCCACCCGCACCCACTCGTTGCTGCCTGGCTTGCGCACTTGTGGGTACTGCAGGCGGCTCGGGCTGTGGATAAAGTCCAGCAGGCCCGCGCCTTTCGGGCACAGGGTGCCGCGGTTGACGGGGTGGTCAGCGTCGCCTTCGATATGGATGATGCTCTGCTTGACGTTCTTGCCCGCATCGCCCTGGCTGTACATGATCAGGCCGCAGCCGACCGAGCAGTAGGGGCAGGTGTTGCGGGTTTCGAGGGTGTGCGCCAGCTTGAAGTGACGCACCTGCTCGGCGAATGCCGGCGTCGGGGCCATGCCCAACGCCGCCAGGCTCGAGCCTCCAAGGCCGACGGCGGCGACCTTGAAGAATTGCCGACGGTTAAGGTCCATCGTGCACTCCTGATCAGGTTTTGAGCACCTGGCACGTGGCCGGCGCCTCTAAGTCATCACGGCGGTGGCACAGAAGCTGGCCACCAATGAATAACTGTAGTCAAAGAATCCCGATCAGGAGTGACGCCCACACCTGCCTATCCGGCGGACGCCCCTTCTCGCGGCAGATTGCGCACCACATTCAGCGCCCCACTGCTTTGCGCCACCGGCATGATCTCGATGGTGTTGATGTTCACATGCGCGGGCTGGTCTGCAATCCACGCCACCGTGGCAGCGATATCCTCCGGCAGGATGGCCTCTACGTCACGGTACAGCGCCTGCACTGCCTCCAGATCGCCTTTGAGGCGCACCACCGAGAAGTCAGTGCCCGAACACAGGCCCGGTTCGATATTGCTCACCCGAACGCGAGTACCGGCCAGGTCGGCACGCAGGTTCAGGCTGAACTGGCGAACGAAAGCCTTGCTGGCGCCATACACGTTGCCGCCTGGGTAGGGGTAAGTGCCGGCGATGGAGCCTATGTTGATGATCATCCCGCTGTCCGCCGCCACCATCTGCGGCAGGATCTTGTGGGTGACCATGGCCAGGCCGGTGACGTTGGTGTCGATCATCCGCTGCCAGTTTTCGGCGCTGCTGGCCTGGGCGCGATCGACGCCCAGCGCCAGCCCGGCGTTGTTGACCAGCAAGTCGATCTGCAGCGAAGCATCACGGATCTGCTCGACCGCCGCCTCAAGCGACACAGGGTCGGTGACATCGAGGGCCAGGGGGATGAAATTGACCCCAAGTTCACCTTCCAGTGCTAGCAGTTTGTCCATGCGCCGGGCGCCGCCGATCACGCGGTAGCCCTTGGCAACCAGGGTACGACAAATGGCACGGCCGAACCCCGAGGAGGCGCCGGTTACGAATGCGGTTTTCATCAGTTATCTCCGGTTGGGTAAGTCAGACCAGGTACTTCACGCCCAGGCTGGTGAACAGGCACAGCATCGAGAACACCAACACTTTGCGCACCACGTCGTTGCCTTTGCGCAAGGCCAGGGCACTGCCCATGTGGTTGCCGAGAATGTTGCAGGCCACCAGTGGCAGGGCGAGCAGGTACACAACCTTGCCAGCCATGATGAAAGCCACCAGCGCGCCGATGTTGGAGGCGAAGTTGAAGGTCTTGGAGTTGGCCGAGCTGGAGACCAGGTCCATGCGCAGCAGGTAATGGAAGGCGATGATGAACATGCTGCCGGTGCCGGGGCCGAAGAAGCCGTCATAGAAGCCGATGGTCAGGCAGGTCAGCGGCACCACGGTGTACAGCATGCGCGGTGACAGCTCGCGCTCCTCGACCGGACGGTCCTTGGGGGTGAGGAAGATCAGGATGCCGAACGGGATCAGCGCCAGGATGATCTTGCCCACGGTCTCCTGGGAGATCGACACGATCAGGTGCGCCCCCAGGTAGGCGCCGAGCAACGAGAACGGCACCCCGACCAGCGCCACTTTCCAGACCATCTTGCTGTTGGCCAGGAAGTTGCGAATGGCCGCCAGCGTGCCGAGGGTGCTGACCAGTTTTTCCTGACCAAGGGCCACCTGGGGCGGCATGCCTACCAGCAGAAAACCAGGTACCAGAAACAGCCCGCCGCCGCCGGCAATACTGTCGACAAAACCTGCAATGAACGCGATCGCCCCCAGCATCAGGATCGCCAGCAGCCAGTGTTCCGCCCAGAAAGCGCCTAACAGTTCCATATCGTTACTTCCATCGAGTCATTGAGTGAGATCAGGAGCGCACTTCGTAGAGGTGATCGGCGCGAGCGAAATGCACACGGTTCAGGTCGTTGACCGCGAACAGGCGCAACAACCAGCGGTCGGCACCGTCGTTCTGCGGCTCGAAGCCATCCCGGGCATGCAACACGCGCTGATTCTTGAAAATCATGAAATCGCCCGGCAGCAGCAGGTGCGGCTCATCGAAGCGGCGGGTCTCAAGCACGCCGCGCAGGCTAGCCAGGGCTTGCTCGGCACGCAGGTTCAGGCCGTGGGTGTTCTCGCTGTCGAAACGGCACAACCACTCGCCCGCATTGCCACGTGCCAGCACGGGCAGTTCGGCGGTGCATCGCCGATTGGCGGTGAACGAGTCGGGGCGACGGATTTCGAACTGTGGCAGGCAGAGTTCGCGCACGGTGGCCGAGGGCAGCGACGCCACTACCGCATCGAGGTTGACCAGCGTTGTGCTGATACGTGGGTCGCAGCGCATGCCGAAAAACGACAGGTACTCCGGGCAGCAGGATGCCGTGCCCAGGGGTTCGGATGACAACGGCAAGTCCGGGTTGTCGACGTGGTAGGAAAAACGCAGCCGCGAGCCGTGGGAGCTCTTGTGGCTGGACGAGGTGCGCGCCGGGATGACATGGCGGAACAGGCGCCCGTCGTTCTCCCCTTCATAAACGATCGGGTTTATCCCCATCAGGCTCTGCATGGTCAGGCTGACCAGGCAAGCTATTGGCGTGCTGCGCGGGCTGAGTACCCCGGAGTACGGCGTGGGGGGAACGTCACGGTCGCGTGGGCAGTTGCGCACGATCATGCAGGTCAACTGCGGGTCTTCGACGAAACCACGGATCTGCTGACAGAGTGCCTTGCCCAGCACCTCCTGTGCCTGATCCTTGAGCTGAGGGTAGAGCTCTTTGCTGGTTTCGAAATCGAGGGGGGTATTGTTCAGTAAGGTTTGCCAGGCACTTGAGGTAACCCAAGGCAGGCGGATCTCCAGTGAGGTCTGAGGCTCGGCTCCTTGTTGCAGGTGTGCGCTTTCCATTTCGAGTGATATTCCATTGAGCTAGCTTGAGGCCATTCGGTGTCGTGCTAAGCCGGGCAGAGGCGGCAGACGTTGTCTTTTTTTGAAGCCGTTCACAGCTGTGCGATGGGAATGGCGGGGGCATCTCAGGCACCCGCGAATTGCATCGACTCAATCATTGTAATTACAAAAATAGAATCGACTCAATCCATTTCATCAAGAAGGAAGATCATCGATTGAATCGATTCAATCAACTCATTGATTTCAAAAGATTTCTAACAAGCAGAATCTGGATACTGGAGGAACAGGCCAAAATCTGCAGAAAACAACACCTTTAGCCCCCTGAGCTTGCGAGCGAAAATCATCTAAATCGATGCAATTTGCCTACAAGAAAACACAATTACTCCTATCCGACCTTTCGTGCTAGGCTTCCGCGTTCTTGCAGCTTTTGGTGCCATTTCTATGTGGGTTCCTCACTACAGCGACCTGGCGCAGCCGGTCTATCTGATGATCGCCGACGCCCTTGAACAGGACATCGGCAGTGGCCGGCTGGTCGCTGGCGAACGCCTGCCGACCCTCAAGGACCTGGCCGAGTCATTGAACGTGACGCCTGGCACCATCGGGCGAGCCTATGACGAAGCAGCCAAACGTGGCCTGGTGGTGGGCGAGGTCGGACGCGGAACCTTCGTGCTGCAGCAACGCCAGGCACATGCCCCAGCCTCGGCAGCCCGCCCCGCGCCTGCGCCAGCTGAGCGCGAGAGTGGGCAGATCGACCTTTCGATCATCAAACCCAATGACGCTCACATGACTGACTGGTTGCGCGGGGCGATAAACGAGCTGGCCGATTCACCCGATCTGGGCCAGGTGCTCGACTACGTCACCGAGGGTGGCCATGCGACGCACAAGCAGGCCGGAGCGGCGTGGATTCAACGCTGGTTACCCGAAGCCAACTGGCAGCAGGTGGTACTGACCTCAGGTGCCCAGCACGGCCTGTTGGTGGCCATCAGCAGCCTGTCCAAAAGCGACGACGTCATACTGTGCGAGTCATTCTGCTACCCAGGCATCATTTCGCTGGCCCATAGCATGGGGCGCCGACTGCGCGGCGTGGCCATGGACGAACATGGCCTGATTCCAGAGGCCCTGCGCGCGGCGTGCCTGGAGCACCGCCCTTCCCTGCTGGTGTGCGTGACCACCCACCAGAATCCGACCAACTCGATCATGCCCCACGCGCGCCGTGAAGCCATCGCTGCCATTGCCCGCGAGTTCGACCTGTTCATCGTCGATGACGATATCTATGGTTTTCTTGAGCCGGCACCTGGCTACAAGCCTTTGGCGGCCTATGCACCTGAGCGCTCGGTGTACCTGACCAGCCTGTCCAAGAGCGTGCTCCCAGCGTTGCGGATCGGTTACCTGTATGCCCCGCCGCAGACCCTCTCGCGGCTCTCATCGATGGTGCGCAGCAGCGTCTGGATGCCATCGCCGTTGATGGCGCAACTGGCCAGCAACCTGATCAACAGCGGCATGGCCGACCAACTGGTGCAGGTGCAGCAGGACGAAGCAGCCGCGCGCCAGCAAATGGCCCGCGAAATCCTCGGCAAGTACAAGATCCGCAGCCAGCCCAACAGTTTCCATATCTGGCTGGAGCTGCCCGAGGCCTGGACCAGCGACGAATTTGCCAACCTGGCCCGCAACAATGGCGTCACGGTGGTCAGTGGTAGCCAGTTCTTGCCGGAGCGCAGCCATGCCACCTGCGGCGTGCGCATCGCCCTGATGACGCCAAGCCGCGCGGAACTAGGCTTTGCCCTGACCAAGCTGGTCAGCCTGCTGGACTCGCCGGAGCCTCGGCTTTTTTACTAGCGACGGTGATATCCAACCCCGGACTCTTGATAGCTGATGACGCCATGCCCGCTTACTGGCGTAGCGGCATCAGCCGTCTGTCTCGGGTCGGCATCAATTTCAGAAGCGGACTACATCCACAAACAACAATCGCCTGCTAGGTTGCCGAAAAATCCTCGACTTCCGCCCGCTTCCCGCTTTCATCCAGCACGCTTGCAGAACGAAGCGCCGCCCTTCCAGCAAACCCCTATGCGTCACTGCCAGGCTTCACATTACTGGGGGGTGGCCTGCCCATCATGGATGCTAACGGCCAGCATATCGGCGGCATTGGTATCAGCGGCGCA
The sequence above is drawn from the Pseudomonas putida genome and encodes:
- the fdhE gene encoding formate dehydrogenase accessory protein FdhE, which gives rise to MSTILQPGQIEASAVAPPFLHLPPKDLFTLRAERLERLAEGNALGDYLRLIAWLCRCQQQLVDNPPSGLPVAEARQRLCISHGLPPLAADSLVREGPWLVWMQALIEQFDEEASGPLGTALQALRDSDDSQRKVWGIALLAGQFDAVPAALVPFLGAALQAAWFSWLLALPATELKPSGSLAQCPACGSQAMAGVVRNRGKHNGLRYLACSLCACEWHVVRVKCVYCASSKGLRYTSLEDDRHAPGKAPLRAECCPECDSYLKQSYLENDAAAEPLADDLASLALDIRLDEEGFHRLAPNLMLAPGGG
- a CDS encoding formate dehydrogenase subunit gamma, producing the protein MNDNKPILRYNANERTNHWIVAILFVMAGLSGLALFHPALFWFSHLFGGGPWTRILHPFMGVAMFVFFLGLVVRFWRANFITANDRLWLRRIDRVMVNREDGVPPIGKYNAGQKLLFWTLLLCMLVLLLSGVVIWRAYFSHFFDIGSIRLATLLHALAGFVLILSIIVHIYAGIWIKGSIGAMLHGWVSRAWARKHHELWYREVTGDKTPGDHGRKKG
- the fdxH gene encoding formate dehydrogenase subunit beta, producing the protein MASQDIIARSATTTVPPSVRQQQEVAKLIDTTKCIGCKACQVACSEWNELRDEVGHNHGTYDNPQDLTAETWTLMRFTEHERDDGNLEWLIRKDGCMHCADPGCLKACPSPGAIIKHANGIVDFNQDHCIGCGYCITGCPFNIPRISQKDHKAYKCTLCSDRVTVGLEPACVKTCPTGAIVFGSKDEMKVHAAERIVDLKSRGYDNAGLYDPDGVGGTHVMYVLHHADTPRLYAGLPDQPVISPLVGLWKGFTKPLALLAMGAAVLAGFFHYVRVGPQRVEEDEHPTPPDDSVHQVDPAVHVYDPKQPGGQGEQRP
- the fdnG gene encoding formate dehydrogenase-N subunit alpha — its product is MDLNRRQFFKVAAVGLGGSSLAALGMAPTPAFAEQVRHFKLAHTLETRNTCPYCSVGCGLIMYSQGDAGKNVKQSIIHIEGDADHPVNRGTLCPKGAGLLDFIHSPSRLQYPQVRKPGSNEWVRVEWDEALDRIADLMKQDRDANFIEKNAQGHTVNRWLTTGFLAASAASSEAGYLTHKVVRATGMLGFDNQARVUHGPTVASLAPTYGRGAMTNHWSDIANANLVLVMGGNAAEAHPCGFKWVTEAKAHNKARLIVVDPRFTRTASVADYYAPIRTGSDIAFMGGLINYLLSTDKIQHEYVRNYTDVSFIVKESYGFEDGLFSGYDAAKRVYADKSGWGYELGEDGFAKVDPTLQHPRCVFQLMKQHYSRYTPELASMTCGMPQDAMMKIWEEIATCSVPGKTMTILYALGWTQHSIGAQIIRSAAMVQLLLGNVGMPGGGVNALRGHSNIQGLTDLGLLSNSLPGYLTLAGDAEQDYAAFIDKRASKPLRPGQLSYWQNYGKFHVSLMKAWYGANATAENNWGYDWLPKLDVPAYDVLRMFEMMSQGKVNGYVCQGFNPIAALPDKNRVTAALGKLKWLVIMDPLATETSEFWRNAGPFNDVDTANIQTEVIRLPTTCFAEEDGSLVNSSRWLQWHWKGADGPGQTRTDVHIMSELFLRLRQRYQAEGGAYPDALMNISWPYKIPEEPSPEELAKEMNGWAVTDVTDPTGAVLKAGQQLSGFGQLKDDGSTASGCWIFAGSWTEQGNQMARRDNSDPYGMHQVQNWAWAWPANRRILYNRASCDPQGKPWDPEKKRLVWWNGKAWTGTDVPDFKVDSPPEAGMNPFIMNPEGVARFFAIDKMAEGPFPEHYEPFETPIGINPLHPQNKKATSNPAGRIFDSVWDTLGTHDEFPYAATTYRLTEHFHFWSKHCRLNAIAQPEQFVEIGEVLANEKGIKAGDRVRVSSKRGHIDAVAVVTKRIRPLQVNNQTVHQIGIPLHWGFTGATRHGYLTNTLVPFLGDGNTQTPESKSFLVKVEKL
- a CDS encoding SDR family NAD(P)-dependent oxidoreductase, whose amino-acid sequence is MKTAFVTGASSGFGRAICRTLVAKGYRVIGGARRMDKLLALEGELGVNFIPLALDVTDPVSLEAAVEQIRDASLQIDLLVNNAGLALGVDRAQASSAENWQRMIDTNVTGLAMVTHKILPQMVAADSGMIINIGSIAGTYPYPGGNVYGASKAFVRQFSLNLRADLAGTRVRVSNIEPGLCSGTDFSVVRLKGDLEAVQALYRDVEAILPEDIAATVAWIADQPAHVNINTIEIMPVAQSSGALNVVRNLPREGASAG
- a CDS encoding sulfite exporter TauE/SafE family protein, translating into MELLGAFWAEHWLLAILMLGAIAFIAGFVDSIAGGGGLFLVPGFLLVGMPPQVALGQEKLVSTLGTLAAIRNFLANSKMVWKVALVGVPFSLLGAYLGAHLIVSISQETVGKIILALIPFGILIFLTPKDRPVEERELSPRMLYTVVPLTCLTIGFYDGFFGPGTGSMFIIAFHYLLRMDLVSSSANSKTFNFASNIGALVAFIMAGKVVYLLALPLVACNILGNHMGSALALRKGNDVVRKVLVFSMLCLFTSLGVKYLV
- a CDS encoding TauD/TfdA family dioxygenase, with translation MESAHLQQGAEPQTSLEIRLPWVTSSAWQTLLNNTPLDFETSKELYPQLKDQAQEVLGKALCQQIRGFVEDPQLTCMIVRNCPRDRDVPPTPYSGVLSPRSTPIACLVSLTMQSLMGINPIVYEGENDGRLFRHVIPARTSSSHKSSHGSRLRFSYHVDNPDLPLSSEPLGTASCCPEYLSFFGMRCDPRISTTLVNLDAVVASLPSATVRELCLPQFEIRRPDSFTANRRCTAELPVLARGNAGEWLCRFDSENTHGLNLRAEQALASLRGVLETRRFDEPHLLLPGDFMIFKNQRVLHARDGFEPQNDGADRWLLRLFAVNDLNRVHFARADHLYEVRS
- a CDS encoding PLP-dependent aminotransferase family protein — encoded protein: MWVPHYSDLAQPVYLMIADALEQDIGSGRLVAGERLPTLKDLAESLNVTPGTIGRAYDEAAKRGLVVGEVGRGTFVLQQRQAHAPASAARPAPAPAERESGQIDLSIIKPNDAHMTDWLRGAINELADSPDLGQVLDYVTEGGHATHKQAGAAWIQRWLPEANWQQVVLTSGAQHGLLVAISSLSKSDDVILCESFCYPGIISLAHSMGRRLRGVAMDEHGLIPEALRAACLEHRPSLLVCVTTHQNPTNSIMPHARREAIAAIAREFDLFIVDDDIYGFLEPAPGYKPLAAYAPERSVYLTSLSKSVLPALRIGYLYAPPQTLSRLSSMVRSSVWMPSPLMAQLASNLINSGMADQLVQVQQDEAAARQQMAREILGKYKIRSQPNSFHIWLELPEAWTSDEFANLARNNGVTVVSGSQFLPERSHATCGVRIALMTPSRAELGFALTKLVSLLDSPEPRLFY